One window from the genome of Paracoccus marcusii encodes:
- a CDS encoding RrF2 family transcriptional regulator → MITQKMKYALKALLVLGDEARSPRPEPLTIEVIARRSGTPKRFLEQILLEVRNAGVVASIRGRSGGYTLIKRPEDVSISELLRLIDGPIAPLPCLSRRAYQRCEDCTDEARCRLRRVFSEVFWSYLILIESLSLADMLGTPDVAQAVLQDSATA, encoded by the coding sequence ATGATCACGCAAAAGATGAAATACGCGCTGAAGGCCCTGCTGGTTCTGGGCGACGAGGCGCGCAGCCCGCGTCCCGAGCCGCTGACGATCGAAGTCATTGCCAGGCGGTCGGGCACCCCCAAGCGGTTCCTGGAGCAGATCCTGCTGGAGGTGCGCAATGCCGGTGTCGTGGCCTCGATCCGTGGACGGTCGGGGGGGTACACGCTGATCAAGCGCCCCGAGGACGTGTCGATCTCGGAGCTGCTGCGGCTGATCGACGGGCCGATCGCGCCCCTGCCGTGCCTGTCGCGGCGTGCCTATCAGCGCTGCGAGGACTGCACCGACGAGGCCAGATGCCGCCTGCGTCGCGTGTTCTCGGAGGTGTTCTGGTCCTATCTCATCCTGATCGAATCCCTCAGCCTGGCCGACATGCTGGGCACGCCCGACGTGGCGCAGGCGGTGCTGCAGGACAGCGCGACCGCCTGA